Below is a window of Ciona intestinalis chromosome 5, KH, whole genome shotgun sequence DNA.
ttttcataCTATGTGTGCAATGATATTTACCAAatgcaattattttaattcagtAGACGTTGCAGTAGGGTTAGAAAAGTAACTTTGCTGCTTTTCTAAATTATGCGAATGCTGCGTCATTTCATTATGACGAAGCATCGAAATCTTGTAACTTGCGTTGCTCTTGTGGGGTTCCTATTCATATATGTGGAACTTCGATTAAGTCAGCTACacaaaactgaaataaaaggttttataatgtttttttgtcatacgcttttaaacttaacttaCTATAGCTAGGCCTATATGATATaagttgtaatatatatacatatttaaatttactctATATATAGTCTATTATATTCAAATTATACTATTGACTAATCACTTCGGaagtagaataaaatgtttgcaAGCCTGTCATTACGGTTGGCATTTGGACCATCCCGTGTTTGATTTACTATTACTATGTGTAGAGATTTTAAACCTGAAAGTCAAtgttaatactttttttttggTGGAGGTAATGAATTAACCAGATGGGTCACTTTTGAGTATAGGCCTATTCCACGCACCCTAAATCTAAGGTTACTGTAAAACATTGGTTGatagttaatagttatagCATCAATATGTCTATGTACTGTAGTGTTATTGTATAGCTAGCTTTTGTTAATTCCatgaaataatatttgctAATATTTTTGCAGAAGTGAAATCTGTACAAGAACCACAAAGAGTAAATTCACCTTTGGGTTTTTATACAGAAACTGAGGTAAATATACTATTAGAACTAGCTTATTAAGTTTAATGCAACTTAGTTCCCTTTAACTCTTTTTTGGTGTGCTATTTTAGGTGTAAATTACTGTTGATCACTGTGCAACAGAATAAGCCTAACACTGCTTTTTAGAATATACACAGAATATTACATGGTGTGAAATTTCGTCAAATTAGCTTGGTAATTTTCTATGTaagtatatagatatattctttaaaaaatatacatagaaaattacatacataatTCTGTCATATTAGCTTGCTTGTGCCAGCATTAATATGGTAGGTGAACTAATTTAACTCTCTCCCACAGTGAATAGATGCtgtgtaattttaattaacaattCAATATATTCTATTTGCTTACTATTAAACCAGCATTTTATTTCAGAAATTTGATTCAAATCTACCAATTATTTTGTACAATCGAGTTCCGAAGACCGGCAGTACTTCATTTTCAAATCTTGTATATGATTTAacaaagacaaataaaatgtattgtcTGCATCTGAATATTACAAGGAACAGTTTGAAGATACCAATTGGTGACCAGGTACGATGTGCTTAAAAACATACTATCATAAAATATAGATGTTcactttgttaaatttttggttTGCTTAATTTACTAACAGGCAATTCTGAGTTTAATGGCCACATTGTTTAACCAATTCAtgcatgttataatttttgggTTGTTTTGCTGTAAATTCTTTCCGttcattttctaaatttaggaaaaataatctttgttaaataatttgtggttggtttgttttataaattaaaataaatatttaaatagtattttgatagaaaatatgaataagtttaaaaatgttatattataaaacctcTTACAATTTTTTACAGTACAATCTTGCACTAAACATGACAACTTGGGTGGAAAGGCGCCCCGCTTTATATCACGGTCACTTCGGTTATTTCTCATTTGCTCAGTTTGGTTTTCCTGATCCAATGTACATCAATATCTTAAGAGAGCCACTTGACAGACTGCTCtcattttattactttatacgATATGGAGATGACTTTAGAAAAGGATTGAAGCGAACTAAACAAGGAGATAAAACAGTTAGTAAACTTTAGACAAACAAATATAGTTGTTACTATGTTTTCTCCTTGGCTCAAAGCtatagaaattattttttaaatgaattatcAGCATTCTTGTATTTGCATTTTACATAATAATCTGTACCTATTACTTAATTGTAGGTGTAATTATGTTTAACCCTCAGCTCATGGCAAtgaaaatggattttttttaatggataTTCAGTATTTATGTAATAGTGCATTCCATACAGACTTTTGATGAGTGTGTAGCTCAAAATGGACATGATTGTCAACCTCGTGCATTATGGTTACAAATCCCAATGATGTGCGGTCAAAGTGCTGAATGCTGGTATGTGTATTGCTCAATAATGTTTCAGTGATGCTTTTTCCTCTAAAAACTTAGCATGCCTCATGTGGTTACACATTACAGAATTCTTTAACTAAATAACCCCAAAATTACTATTTAGATTACTTACCTCCCAGTTTGAgtagcattttttaaaattatgattgtacttttttttaattactgtaaaattttttttaattttttagcaTACAGCACTTAGCTATACTTTTCTTCAAAAATACCTTCTTTGGTTTGGTAATGTAGAGGggttaattgttaattgttctgTAAAGCAATATTTGACAAAATTAACATAGACGCACGTGGTTGCACTATTCTGTAAAAATACtacaagattttttaaaaatttctacAACACAGAACTAcacaggttttaaaaattaacaggATTacagagtttttaaaaatactgtggtatttttataagttaacttttttattcaggAAAGTTGGCAGCCAGTGGGCCTTACAACAAGCGAAAGAAAATTTGGTGAATCGATATGCATTGGTTGGTGTGACAGAACAACTGgaagattttgttgttgtccTTGAAGCAATACAACCGCGCATTTTTAATGGAATTATTAACAAGTTTCGCACAGGTATATTGTTATGAGGCGTTTTTGCAGTCAAAtttattatgaataaatggCGCCATagcacttatgagttaccatgt
It encodes the following:
- the LOC100182466 gene encoding heparan sulfate 2-O-sulfotransferase 1-like isoform X2, which produces MRMLRHFIMTKHRNLVTCVALVGFLFIYVELRLSQLHKTEIKEVKSVQEPQRVNSPLGFYTETEKFDSNLPIILYNRVPKTGSTSFSNLVYDLTKTNKMYCLHLNITRNSLKIPIGDQYNLALNMTTWVERRPALYHGHFGYFSFAQFGFPDPMYINILREPLDRLLSFYYFIRYGDDFRKGLKRTKQGDKTTFDECVAQNGHDCQPRALWLQIPMMCGQSAECWKVGSQWALQQAKENLVNRYALVGVTEQLEDFVVVLEAIQPRIFNGIINKFRTGSKSHIRNTIHKEPPSEATLAAMKNTKTYRMEREFYDFAVRQFEHIKRYSTYKDETGTLQPLYGQYHYEKIFGPTGNMDRKH
- the LOC100182466 gene encoding heparan sulfate 2-O-sulfotransferase 1-like isoform X1, which produces MRMLRHFIMTKHRNLVTCVALVGFLFIYVELRLSQLHKTEIKEVKSVQEPQRVNSPLGFYTETEKFDSNLPIILYNRVPKTGSTSFSNLVYDLTKTNKMYCLHLNITRNSLKIPIGDQYNLALNMTTWVERRPALYHGHFGYFSFAQFGFPDPMYINILREPLDRLLSFYYFIRYGDDFRKGLKRTKQGDKTTFDECVAQNGHDCQPRALWLQIPMMCGQSAECWKVGSQWALQQAKENLVNRYALVGVTEQLEDFVVVLEAIQPRIFNGIINKFRTGSKSHIRNTIHKEPPSEATLAAMKNTKTYRMEREFYDFAVRQFEHIKRYSTFKDETGTLQPLYGQYHYEKIFGPTGNMDRKH